The DNA sequence CCTGACTCTAACCAAGTTTATCtagatggatggttgaaagatactcgAGCTGAGAAAGCAAAATCTAACTCtgactccaaccaagtttaccttgatggatggttgaaagatacccgagATGAAAAAAGTGAAATCCACCCATGAatccaaccaagtttaccttgatggatggttgaaagatatcctatctgagaaagaaaaatccacccctgactccaaccaagtttaccttgatggatggttaaAAGATACCAGAGTCGAGAAAGCCAAAGCCAACTCAGAGTCCAACCAAGTTTACCtatgatggatggttgaaagatacccgagCTAAGAAAGTAGAAATCCAACTTTGACTCCAACCaggtttaccttgatggatggttgaaagatatgcGAGCTGAGAAAGCAAAAGTCAACCCTaactccaaccaagtttaccttgatggatggttgaaagatacccgagatttgaaagaaaaaatcgACCCTTGACTCCAAACAAGTTTACCTTGATAGATGGTTGAAAGATACACTAGCTGTGAAAGAAAATTCCTCCCCTAACTCCAATTAAGTCTACCTTGATAGCTggttgaaaaataattaattaatatatgttaGCCTGTGTACTGTAATATTTTATTTCCGTGTACTAAGAAAGGGTTTATTTGTGTACTAATTAGGTtccaaatctatcatataagaaaagtctaccatttgagACTTTCTTAGGCTATCCACATCAGCAACTCTTCTCTCAATGATCCACATAAGCTTTGGTGGTTACTACAGAATTTTTGATCCTTCAACTGCATGGTGGGCTGCGGTCAGTTATGACTGTGGAAGTTTCACCCTCACAGCTTCTCATGTTGCTGCAGTTATGTAAGGACCATTACTCTGTGCCTCTCCACGTTCCAAACTGCACAATTGCAGTAATTATGTGTTTAAATGGCTTGCCTATTTATCAGTGATTTCATTCTTCTCTTTCCATGCTTGCTAACTTCTGCGGTAATCATTCAGTGCAGTGTGAATTTGCATTATCATGTCAAGGCCTGTTGAGAGAATAGCAGAGATCAATGATGGAAAAGAGCTTTGGAAGATTGTTGTTAGGATTCACCACCGATGGAAAGTTGTCTCCAACAGCAAGGAACATTTTGAAATGATCTTtgttgacaaattggtgattaccCTGTTTATGTTTCAGTATGTTTATCATTTACCTATGTTTGTatagtttgaatcatttgttgGTTTCTGCTGCAGGGAGATGATATTCATTGCTGTTGTTCCAGCACCGCATGTGTCGGTTTTCACCGAAAAATGCTTATTAGGCCATACTTATACTGTATCTAATTTTAAGGTGGTGCCTTATGTTCTGGCCTTCAGGGCATCGGGACACAGATATATGATAAAGTTTACTGCTGGAACGTCTGTTCTTGATGAAGACAAACATGAGATACCCGCGAAATCGATTTTATTTACAAGTTTTTCAGACATCATAACAGGGAGGTTTGACAAACATGTTCTGATTCGTGAGTatggtttttggttttttttattgtCTCATGTTTTGAGTGCATTATAGCCGtgtgaaattaataaatttatttcagATGTCATTGGAATGGTGGATAGTATTGGTTATGCGCAGACTGAGTCAGGTGCAAAGAAGCAGCAAATTAGCATGATGTTGCGTGATCAcaggtttgttttttttatacattAAACTGCCTCATATATGAATCATGTTATATATCTTAATGTGTTGTGATCATGGTTTAGCAACAACATGTTGAACTGTACTCTGTGGGAATCATACGCGGATCAGTTCATCAAGTTTAACAAAGTTAGGGTTGCTGCATCACTACCTACAGTTGTGTTGCTTCAGTATGCCAAAGTGAAGGAAGAAGGTTATTCCATgacttattttataaattaatactaaataaaaaaaatctgtgATAAATATATTGACAAGGTGTAATGTTGTATTTGCAGGAAAGTATCCTCTGTCTGTGACAAACACCTACAATGTGAGCCTTTTATGTGTTGATGCTGATTTTCCGATCATGAAAGACTTTATTAATAGGTATGTTGATAGTGTCATCCATTTTATGcaattatttttttcatgtaTGAATTTGATAATGATCCATGCTCTGCAGAATGCCTGAGGAGAGCAAGGTAACCCTGTCTGACCAACTTGGAGGGAATTCCCAATATTCCTCCCAAAGTTCTGAAAATCAACAGCTCACTCCTGTGCAAAAAATTGTTCTCAAAGGCTGTTGTTTTGCCTATTGCTGAGATTATTCAACTTACGGATGTATGTCTTTCTATTTTCCTATATTATCGTAATTATAACCTCATTGTTTAGTGTGTCACATGTTTCTGATTTTGGCGGCTATTTGTCCAGGTTACATTTTGCGCTACTGTCGCTACAACAAAATTATTAGTAGCATCTCCGTTTGGATGGTTCTATCGTGCCTGCCATATGTGTCAATCTATAGCGCGCGGGGACAGCCCCCCCCTTTTGAGTGTGAATCTGGTCATGAAACCATGGCTGAAGTCCTTAGGTTTTAGTTGTTCTCACCTAATAGATGTTGTTTCTGTCATGTTTTTGATGTTTCTATGTTGTCGGCTTTTTTAACGGAACGACTTCTTATGATGTTCAGGTATAAGATTGAAATTGAGGTTACTCACGGGGGCCAAAGCTGCAATTTTGTCTTCTGGAACAGAGAATGTGAAATGCTGTTGGGTTTATCTGCATCGCAACTTCGTAACACTATGATTCAGGTTATATTTTTATTGTGCAGACGAATTAGAATGTACTTTTCAATACTCTGTGTACACTAATATGGCCAGTTGTTTAAATAGGCTGGAATTACTGATCCATTGGACTTTTCCGTTAGCACTTGATCAGTTGTTTGAAGTTGGAAATGGCTATGAAGGTTAAGTGGGCATCCACGCTGGAAGAACTGTTCCGTCGTTATGATTATAAAAAATGATCCTATTATCCAGCAACTTAAGGAAAAATGGGGAACAGATGAGGTCAGCTCTAATAAACTGACATTTGTTTTATAAAAGAGGACTTCATATTATAACAATTTTTGGcctgattttgtttttctttggtaAATTCTCAAGGAACCTATTCCAATCCAAATTGTCGTACCTGATACTCTGGAGGGTAGAAATTTTAAAACTGTGTATGCATTTTTTTGCTTTT is a window from the Vicia villosa cultivar HV-30 ecotype Madison, WI unplaced genomic scaffold, Vvil1.0 ctg.001627F_1_1, whole genome shotgun sequence genome containing:
- the LOC131636093 gene encoding uncharacterized protein LOC131636093; translated protein: MSRPVERIAEINDGKELWKIVVRIHHRWKVVSNSKEHFEMIFVDKLVITLFMFQEMIFIAVVPAPHVSVFTEKCLLGHTYTVSNFKVVPYVLAFRASGHRYMIKFTAGTSVLDEDKHEIPAKSILFTSFSDIITGRFDKHVLIHVIGMVDSIGYAQTESGAKKQQISMMLRDHSNNMLNCTLWESYADQFIKFNKVRVAASLPTVVLLQYAKVKEEGKYPLSVTNTYNVSLLCVDADFPIMKDFINRMPEESKVTLSDQLGGNSQYSSQSSENQQLTPVQKIVTFCATVATTKLLVASPFGWYKIEIEVTHGGQSCNFVFWNRECEMLLGLSASQLRNTMIQIKESVDEAKTDANEDCELVTDLEITSEHKPDVVTPGGKRHLPAASSESIDGELSSNKLKKIIKMEKID